The following proteins are encoded in a genomic region of Phycodurus eques isolate BA_2022a chromosome 11, UOR_Pequ_1.1, whole genome shotgun sequence:
- the LOC133409800 gene encoding cGMP-dependent protein kinase 1 isoform X5 has protein sequence MKILKKRHIVDTRQQEHIRSEKLIMQEAHSDFIVRLYRTFKDSKYLYMLMEACLGGELWTILRDRGSFEDSTTRFYTGCVVEAFAYLHSKGIIYRDLKPENLILDHRGYAKLVDFGFAKKIGFGKKTWTFCGTPEYVAPEIILNKGHDISADYWSLGILMFELLTGSPPFSGPDPMKTYNIILRGIDMIEFPKKITKNAANLIKKLCRDNPSERLGNLKNGVKDIQKHKWFEGFNWEGLKKGTLTPPIIPNVTSAVDTSNFDSFPEDNEDPPPDDNSGWDVDF, from the exons ATGAAGATCCTCAAGAAGCGGCACATCGTCGACACCAGGCAGCAGGAGCACATTCGCTCGGAGAAACTCATCATGCAGGAGGCCCACTCTGATTTCATTGTTAG ACTCTATAGGACGTTCAAAGACAGCAAGTACCTCTACATGCTGATGGAAGCTTGCCTAGGAGGAGAACTGTGGACCATTCTTCGAGACCG AGGTTCATTCGAGGACTCGACCACCAGGTTTTACACAGGCTGCGTGGTGGAGGCCTTCGCCTACCTACATTCCAAAGGCATCATCTACAGAGACCTCAAACCTGAGAACCTTATACTGGATCACAGGGGTTATGCCAAACTG GTGGACTTTGGTTTTGCCAAGAAAATTGGCTTTGGCAAGAAAACGTGGACTTTCTGCGGGACGCCTGAGTACGTAGCGCCGGAGATCATCCTGAACAAGGGCCACGACATCTCCGCCGATTACTGGTCACTAGGAATCCTCATGTTTGAGCTCCTGACTGGCAG CCCTCCGTTCTCGGGCCCCGATCCAATGAAGACCTACAACATCATCCTGAGAGGCATCGACATGATCGAATTCCCAAAGAAAATTACCAAAAATGCTGCCAACTTAATCAAAAAGCTATGCAG GGATAATCCTTCTGAACGACTGGGAAACTTGAAAAATGGTGTCAAGGACATCCAAAAGCACAA GTGGTTTGAGGGCTTTAACTGGGAGGGCTTGAAGAAGGGGACGCTGACGCCTCCTATCATCCCCAAT GTCACATCAGCAGTCGACACGAGTAACTTCGACAGCTTCCCAGAGGACAACGAGGACCCGCCGCCTGACGACAACTCCGGTTGGGACGTTGATTTCTGA
- the LOC133409800 gene encoding cGMP-dependent protein kinase 1 isoform X4: protein MDSWNTDSEDSCDWSNSSDEECQSDDELDFKYDKVEDIRTANVIAAEAVTCLVIDRDSFKHLIGGLEDVSSKGHEDVDAKAKYEAENAFFFNLNLSDFNIIDTLGVGGFGRVELVQLKSDENKTFAMKILKKRHIVDTRQQEHIRSEKLIMQEAHSDFIVRLYRTFKDSKYLYMLMEACLGGELWTILRDRGSFEDSTTRFYTGCVVEAFAYLHSKGIIYRDLKPENLILDHRGYAKLVDFGFAKKIGFGKKTWTFCGTPEYVAPEIILNKGHDISADYWSLGILMFELLTGSPPFSGPDPMKTYNIILRGIDMIEFPKKITKNAANLIKKLCRDNPSERLGNLKNGVKDIQKHKWFEGFNWEGLKKGTLTPPIIPNVTSAVDTSNFDSFPEDNEDPPPDDNSGWDVDF, encoded by the exons ATGGATTCTTGGAACACAGACTCAGAGGATTCGTGCGATTGGAGCAACTCGTCTGATGAAGAATGTCAATCAGATGACGAATTGGACTTCAAATATGATAAAGT AGAAGACATCAGGACTGCCAATGTTATTGCAGCAGAAGCGGTCACCTGCCTCGTCATTGATCGAGA CTCATTTAAGCACCTGATTGGAGGCTTAGAGGACGTGTCCAGCAAAGGCCATGAGGATGTTGATGCCAAAGCAAA GTATGAAGCCGAGAATGCGTTTTTCTTCAATCTCAATCTGTCTGATTTCAACATCATCGACACTCTGGGGGTTGGCGGCTTTGGGCGTGTGGAGCTG GTTCAGCTCAAAAGCGACGAGAACAAAACCTTCGCCATGAAGATCCTCAAGAAGCGGCACATCGTCGACACCAGGCAGCAGGAGCACATTCGCTCGGAGAAACTCATCATGCAGGAGGCCCACTCTGATTTCATTGTTAG ACTCTATAGGACGTTCAAAGACAGCAAGTACCTCTACATGCTGATGGAAGCTTGCCTAGGAGGAGAACTGTGGACCATTCTTCGAGACCG AGGTTCATTCGAGGACTCGACCACCAGGTTTTACACAGGCTGCGTGGTGGAGGCCTTCGCCTACCTACATTCCAAAGGCATCATCTACAGAGACCTCAAACCTGAGAACCTTATACTGGATCACAGGGGTTATGCCAAACTG GTGGACTTTGGTTTTGCCAAGAAAATTGGCTTTGGCAAGAAAACGTGGACTTTCTGCGGGACGCCTGAGTACGTAGCGCCGGAGATCATCCTGAACAAGGGCCACGACATCTCCGCCGATTACTGGTCACTAGGAATCCTCATGTTTGAGCTCCTGACTGGCAG CCCTCCGTTCTCGGGCCCCGATCCAATGAAGACCTACAACATCATCCTGAGAGGCATCGACATGATCGAATTCCCAAAGAAAATTACCAAAAATGCTGCCAACTTAATCAAAAAGCTATGCAG GGATAATCCTTCTGAACGACTGGGAAACTTGAAAAATGGTGTCAAGGACATCCAAAAGCACAA GTGGTTTGAGGGCTTTAACTGGGAGGGCTTGAAGAAGGGGACGCTGACGCCTCCTATCATCCCCAAT GTCACATCAGCAGTCGACACGAGTAACTTCGACAGCTTCCCAGAGGACAACGAGGACCCGCCGCCTGACGACAACTCCGGTTGGGACGTTGATTTCTGA
- the LOC133410150 gene encoding dickkopf-related protein 1-like, whose protein sequence is MLMRCAARCFLPLWLPLLGSVYAGPILLNSNSIKNFEAVSPSPRTSPPPPPPPPPPPGSLGHKSAADTLQESGVCADDDDCGADEFCNDARSVCLPCRRNRKRCARDSMCCAGSRCSNGVCQTNDIDGPESSAITGWHTHNNTMEHHAKKPLTALEAHTAKGQEGDTCLRSADCAEGLCCARHFWSRICKPVLTEGQVCTRHRRKGTHGLELFQRCDCGDGLACRPERGEREQHAGVGRTSTRNLHTCQRR, encoded by the exons ATGCTGATGCGATGCGCTGCGCGTTGCTTCCTGCCTCTGTGGCTCCCGCTGCTTGGATCCGTTTACGCGGGGCCGATTCTCCTCAACTCCAACTCCATCAAGAATTTCGAGGCGGTCAGCCCCAGTCCGCGCacttcgccgccgccgccgccgccgccgccgccgccgccgggcaGCCTGGGACACAAATCGGCCGCGGACACCTTGCAG GAGTCAGGCGTGTGCGCGGACGACGACGACTGCGGCGCGGATGAATTCTGCAACGACGCCCGCAGCGTGTGTCTGCCGTGCCGCAGGAACCGGAAGCGTTGCGCGCGGGACTCCATGTGTTGCGCCGGGAGCCGCTGCAGCAACG GTGTGTGCCAGACGAATGACATCGACGGCCCGGAATCTTCCGCCATAACGGGCTGgcatacacacaacaacaccATGGAGCATCATGCCAAGAAGCCGCTCACTGCCCTCGAAGCCCACACTGCGAaag GTCAGGAAGGGGACACGTGCCTGCGCTCGGCCGACTGCGCCGAGGGTCTGTGCTGCGCCCGCCACTTCTGGTCGCGCATCTGCAAGCCGGTGCTGACCGAGGGCCAGGTGTGCACGCGCCACCGCCGCAAGGGCACCCACGGCCTGGAGCTGTTCCAGCGCTGCGACTGCGGCGACGGCCTGGCGTGCCGGCCCGAGAGAGGCGAGCGAGAGCAGCACGCAGGAGTCGGCAGGACGTCGACCCGGAACCTACACACCTGTCAGAGACGctga